The window TCAGGGAGTTTACCACAGGAGGTTGGCACGGGGAGGAGTGATTTGACTTATAATCAACTCAGACCATTGTAAGGAGGCAACACTATGAAATATACCTATGCAGTTTTAGGCGCCGGCAGACAGGGCACAGCCTCAGCCTATGATATGGCACGCTGGGGAGAGGCGAAACGGGTTCTACTGGCAGATATGGAGCTAACAATTGCTGAACGCGCTGCTAAAAGAGTGAACCAGCTGATTGGCACCGAAGTGGCTGAAGCCATTCAGGTCGATGTCACTGACACCACCGCGCTTGAGCAGGTACTGACCGGCGTGGACGCATTTGTCAGCGCCGTACCCTATTACTTCAACCTGGATATCACCCGGGTGGCGATCAAGGCTAAAGCCAGTATGTGCGACCTGGGAGGCAACACCGATATCGTCAGGCAGCAACACGCTTTCGACGATAAAGCCCGCCAAGCTGGCATTAGCATTATCCCTGATTGTGGCCAGGTGCCTGGGCTTGGCTCATCTCTCTCCGTCTATACCATGAGCCTGCTGGATGAGGCCACCGATGTGTATATGTGGGATGGGGGCATCCCCCAAAGCCCGCAGCCTCCCTTCAACTATCTACTAACGTTTCATGTGGCTGGGCTGACCAATGAGTATGCCGAGCCGGCAATCTTCTTGCGGGATGGAAAGATCACCCTGGTGGAACCGATGACCGAGCTGGAGACGGTGGATTTCCCCGATTCCGTCGGTACCCTGGAAGCCTTTGTGGCTGGAGGTGGCACCAGCACCATGCCCTGGACGTTCGAGGGTAAATTACGCACCCTGCAGAATCTCACCCTGCGCTATCCGGGTCACTTCAACCAATTACGTGCCTTCTGGGATCTGGGGTTGTGGGACCTGAAACCTATCCTGACCGAAAAGGGAGAGGTGATCCCACGCGATGTCTTCCATGCCCTGTTCGAGCCCAAGGTGATCTTCCCCGACGACCCGGAGAAAGGCAAGGATTTCGTATTTGTGCGCGTTAAAGCACTGGGGAAGAAGGATGGCAAACCCGCCCAGGCCGAAGTGGAACTGATGGATCGTTTCGATGAAAGCACCGGTTTTACCGCCATGGAACGCACCACGGGCTGGGATGCCGCCATTGTGGCGGAGATGATGGCGCATGGATTGACGCCGCGCGGCGCGGGTGGAGTGGAGACTTTCGTACCCGCAGGGCCCTTCATGAATGAGTTGCGCCGGCGAGGTTTTCGGATTAAGGAATCTGTCATATAAAGTAAACATCAAGGAAGTGATTGTCCACTACTGGCATTTTAGGTTGATCACAGTGCTCCTCCACTCATCAGGAGGAGCACTGATTAATGTGCGTTCACTAATAGCTTTTGAGTAAGAACCGGATGATTGGTGTATCGACTCTGATGACCCTGGCCTGATGAGTGGTCACTTAATCGCAACAGGTATTCTATTGGGCTTCCTAAGAGGAGGACATTAAGAGCCACGCACTCTACCTGGCCGAGGAGGTCAATACGTGGAAAGGCTACCGCCCTTGCGTGCGTAATTCTCTGTACGAACCGAAACTGCCAATGCTACCAACCTCAACGATGCGTATTCCCTGTAGCCTTACGATATCGGCTCGCCTAGCTTGGCTCGTTCCTCCTGGGCCAGAGCAGGCTCCAGCTTCTTGAACAGGGCGGCAGGCGGGTTCAGGCGCTGGCCGGGCCGCAGGTTGGATGCCTGCCAGTGCCCTGCTTCTTGGGGTGGGCGGTATCTTAACGTATTATGGATACCCAACCGGTCAGCTTGAGGTTCAATGTATTGTTCGCCGAACAACGGCTGGCTGTAGCCCAGGTAGGTGTTCAAGCGCTCGCTGCTAAACGGGATAAACGGTGCAAACAGGACTTTCAAAGAGTCGACTATGCGCAACCCGGTATAGATGGTCTTGGCGGCTACAGCTTTATCGATCTTGACCTCGTCCCAGGGCTTGTGGTCGGCCAGATATTTGTTGCCTTCCGCAGCCAGGCGTAGTGCTTCATTCAAGGCTGCACGCAAGCTGACTGCCTCAAGATAGCTGCCAACTTTTGTAAAGCCATTCTCAATGGTGGCAATGATCTCCTTATCCTTGGGGCGAAGCTCGCCAGGCTCAGGCACAACCCCATCCCAATGCTTGTAAGCAAAGGGCAGCACCCGGTTTACCAGGTTGCCCCAGGTGGCCACCAGCTCACCGTTGTTGCGGGCGATAAATTCATCCCAGTCCCAATCGGAGTCGCGTAACTCGGGCATATTAATCGTCAGGTAATAACGCAGCGCATCTGCATCGTAGCGGGACAGAAAATCAAGCCCCCAGATGGCCCAGTTGCGGCTGCCAGAGATCTTTTGCCCTTCCAGGTTCATGAATTGGTTAGCCGGGATGTCATACGGCAGGTTGAGTGGTACACCTTCGTCTTCGGTAAATATTTCCACGAATTCCTTGCCCACCCCCTTGAGCTGCGCTGGCCAAAAGGCTGCATGGAAGAATATGTTATCTTTACCGATGAAGTAAAACGCTTTGGCAGACAGGTCGGTCCACCAGTCACGCCATGCTTCGGGCTGAGCGGTTATTTTTGCCCATTCGATGGTGGCAGACAGATAACCGATGACTGCCTCGAACCACACATACAGGCACTTGCCTTCCCAGCCATCCACCGGGACGGGGATGCCCCAATCCAGGTCACGGGTAATGGGGCGGGGAAGTAAACCTTCACTTTCGATCTGTCCCAAGGATTGCCCCACCACGGTCTCACGCCAGTAATCCTGCCGCTGGCGCAGGAATTGCTCAACTTCCGGCTCCAGCTTCGAGAGATCCAGGAAATAATGCCGGGTCTCACGCAGCTCAGGGGTGGAGCCGTCCAGCTTATAGTGCGGGTTAAGCAGTTTTTCGGGTTCAAGCACACTACCACAGCGGTCACACTGGTCGGAGCGTGCCCCTTCGAACCCGCAGATATAGCACGTGCCTTCCACGTATCTATCCGGAAGGAAACGTTTAGCCTGAGGCGAATACCACTGCGGGCGCGATTCGGTGTAAAGGAAACCATTCTTGTCTAGTGCCAGGAACATGGATTGGGCCACCTTGAAGTGGTTTTCCGTGTGGGTACTGGTGAACAGGTCATAGCTTATGCCGGCCTTCTGGAACAGCTCGAGGAACTGGTTGTGGAAGTACTGATACACCTGCTCTGCAGGCCGCCCCTCGGCATCGGCGCGCAGCGTTACCGGCGTGCCATGCGAATCGGTGCCAGAAACCATCAACACCCGGTTACCCTTGAGACGATGATAGCGCGCCACGATATCACCCGGGAGATGCGAGCCGGTGATATTGCCCACGTGGATCTGTGAGTTGGCATAAGGCCAGGCGATGGCGATCAGGATGTTGTTGGTCATAGTTAGCTCCGCTGTATTGTGTCAGTCACTATAGATCGATAGTTTGCATAAAAAAAGGCTGCCCGATC is drawn from Anaerolineales bacterium and contains these coding sequences:
- a CDS encoding methionine--tRNA ligase, with amino-acid sequence MTNNILIAIAWPYANSQIHVGNITGSHLPGDIVARYHRLKGNRVLMVSGTDSHGTPVTLRADAEGRPAEQVYQYFHNQFLELFQKAGISYDLFTSTHTENHFKVAQSMFLALDKNGFLYTESRPQWYSPQAKRFLPDRYVEGTCYICGFEGARSDQCDRCGSVLEPEKLLNPHYKLDGSTPELRETRHYFLDLSKLEPEVEQFLRQRQDYWRETVVGQSLGQIESEGLLPRPITRDLDWGIPVPVDGWEGKCLYVWFEAVIGYLSATIEWAKITAQPEAWRDWWTDLSAKAFYFIGKDNIFFHAAFWPAQLKGVGKEFVEIFTEDEGVPLNLPYDIPANQFMNLEGQKISGSRNWAIWGLDFLSRYDADALRYYLTINMPELRDSDWDWDEFIARNNGELVATWGNLVNRVLPFAYKHWDGVVPEPGELRPKDKEIIATIENGFTKVGSYLEAVSLRAALNEALRLAAEGNKYLADHKPWDEVKIDKAVAAKTIYTGLRIVDSLKVLFAPFIPFSSERLNTYLGYSQPLFGEQYIEPQADRLGIHNTLRYRPPQEAGHWQASNLRPGQRLNPPAALFKKLEPALAQEERAKLGEPIS